A window of Polaribacter litorisediminis contains these coding sequences:
- a CDS encoding choice-of-anchor D domain-containing protein: MMKSRDLKIKNQSSKFKFTLILLLLGTFLTVKAQQSITYTPNPLNFQSTDVGQFSGMELTPTSSDGASIYEITNITITGSNASEFDASGNNIPFYVDPEFPLPIMIGFGPTSAGNKTAVLTIVSNAPDSPHIINLSGSSEVALVPEISYNATIDFGGIDINTTTSQNLIIENKGNSPLTISNITMLEDYFDKTQFSLPTDLNLPIIVPAFSTADAISVSFSPEMTGAISGNNNRMARIEISSNDTSSPNIVNLQGAVLQPNLEINFLPEPYAFGDVNLGETSTQNITINNTGAGTLVVSNLSITPIVGSDFSHPEDYTLISPTTFPFNIAPNSSQDISIAFTPRDMGFRYARLSIETVNATNEIINITANGVNSNFTSSTSNLTFSELRVGQDETLSFSITNNGNRNLNLSSGIISGADASSFSIVSVNEIKTVGQGESNAVTVFVRYTPAESKTHQAKITYTSDAPNSPHEITLTGSAIDSDLQISTDNIDFGDVNIGLTKTQTITLSNTNGTDAVTIDDIRIRVSPDWLKFSLSEIDFPLIIDAGAETSFQVNFLSTSGGNKTAQIEIVSNDTNSPQSINLTGNTLTPGLLVSSPMLDFLDTQAVVQSRTKLFQITNDGDGDLLLTDMTINGANAADFQFEDITLPLTIAASNSKTVRVIFSPQTAGTRVATLTVKGDFVEDKIIGLLGKGNTPLISATNSGVFGQVRHNRTQTKVITLANSGTTDLVITEATITNTANAIFSLQDVTLPITISPGKTYDIEVLIDPTSTEIDRSSEANLQIVHNDTTKESLFTIALTATPTDFKIPTFTVASNLLELPTTEAGETSATNLPITNNGTGDLIITSGFWGIGSSGAMSLHTNTFPITIPAGSTSNIEISFSPLEGDTHQSRLQLVMNDTDFPYSLYHKSNTAEIIVTGGVSAPGFQVTNEEQNPITFLDTSLGRTSKQTIHITNVGTENLDIFKASADGNQGMFRITSSNFPQTNIAPGETVALTVTFTPTGEVGLKQENIIINTNIPRAPFFSTTSFEIPVAGLAVKAEEVIVGGMHFRADNLTIESDIATLEGNVSAGNSLEFDSVVTINLNTNEITGNGDIYVTNIPKIGPFGGEKVLLQKGAYSFVANIDIPEIDLTSDADTTNFVFEMVGIPLEITKIKILANGDGVELGGKIPLPAAVFGVDQGVNMEAIQISKTNGVNVTGSVGISPYIDIFGTFALKDANITFDTFTNSYSGAATVGFDLLGKEIGIGAEIEIINGGLNKVALEIEVTPGIPIAQTGFALSGGNGFISGLQEPPVSFGLGVDISPSVPGLTDAMRFNNMTIAYTIGTSLDASGGLQVLGADVAEAGLKMTSKSLSVAAYVDLFTIFVGNLDAKIENIGNQLFLEANAKLAVTIPQAPCFVCGPINSVLPFTVGEAEAHLDNFGMDATVDVLEILRMNVAMNQVGKVTLGANFISANDKLGKVAGKSQLKSASNLVFENDQIAQAKDHLEGQSLIIEAKKNLFAKSASSSALSDIPFSLTQSHENVIVRVEGTTSTPSYTLILPDGTEVTPENAESLGVFYSTFDAEKKAYYILKNTPVGTYYYRIDDADTYQFDVVTSEFAPQLSNININHNTTTNDILISWEDTDQDSDATIAFYYDTDDEGGDGLLIQSGISENDDTDQITWNANDLKNGTYYVYGRIDDGTNTATIVYATDTFTINNPSSVPTTTLVAEKFEDTIALSWTSVPEADQYIVYIDESALTLFSPSQGVGANTSFDFKDILPGRTYNFAVTALFDDGTELIESNLSNIETINFISAKSNNIPKIETEDLPAISTSMSEYPTKIEVSDPDTADVLSLTMIEFPEGMTLTGNMLNWFPTKDQKGKHQVILEVSDGNGGTDTKSYTVTVFEAPINTFLGTTNNLWSEASNWSFGTVPTTAENTMISAGVSAVVDEVANVNELIIDGTLIISPEYAITINDILTQNGTLTVQSNATHSGSLILKENYTGIEKVTYQRYVTSDWHLISSPVNMFEISNFKDIVDTNGNKYALSTYDNSLASNRYIYFTDETGSEDINLPSRYLLEGKGYSVKKSVAGTINFSGYLNTNFETNFTLSDNSSGVGNKWNLVGNPYTSSIALNDDADATNNLLTVNAGNLDPTRVAVYQWNAVTASYDIINHSDEVAKYAAPGQGFFVESVDGGAILSIPESIQKHQTANLFSKTTSTTPEIVLSISKENTTKSTKIKYLENTTTGLDPGYDAGVFSGESSSFSIFTELVSDNTGVPFALQCLPNTNLETMVIPVGVLSEANKTITISAESVNLPSGIYTYLEDTKTGAFINLNEEDYMLTTQTALEGAERFFLHTKSNALTTDNEVFSAVIKIYKKDNNTLRITGMYNEQSKIIVYDILGKEVFTTNFVAKGSNDIALPNLKSAVYIVSLISEKGTKTQKIIIE; this comes from the coding sequence ATGATGAAGAGCAGAGATTTAAAAATAAAAAATCAATCAAGTAAATTTAAATTTACGTTGATTCTATTACTGTTAGGAACATTTCTTACGGTAAAAGCACAACAATCGATTACTTATACACCAAACCCTCTAAATTTTCAGAGTACAGATGTAGGGCAATTTAGTGGTATGGAACTTACTCCAACCTCTAGCGATGGAGCGAGCATTTATGAAATAACTAACATCACCATTACAGGGTCTAATGCAAGTGAGTTTGATGCATCTGGTAATAATATACCATTTTATGTAGATCCAGAATTTCCATTACCAATTATGATAGGTTTTGGTCCTACTTCAGCAGGAAATAAAACAGCAGTTTTAACCATTGTTTCAAATGCCCCAGATAGTCCACACATTATTAATTTAAGTGGTAGTAGTGAAGTGGCATTAGTCCCAGAAATTAGCTACAATGCTACTATTGATTTTGGAGGTATTGATATTAACACAACAACTTCTCAAAATTTAATAATAGAAAATAAAGGTAATTCTCCTTTAACCATTTCGAACATAACGATGCTAGAAGATTACTTTGATAAAACACAGTTTTCATTACCTACAGATTTAAATTTGCCAATAATAGTGCCAGCTTTTAGCACAGCAGATGCAATTTCCGTTAGTTTTTCTCCAGAAATGACAGGAGCAATTAGTGGCAATAATAACAGAATGGCAAGAATTGAAATTAGTAGTAATGATACCAGTAGCCCAAATATTGTAAACTTGCAAGGAGCTGTATTACAGCCAAATTTAGAAATTAACTTTTTACCTGAACCTTATGCTTTTGGAGATGTTAATTTAGGTGAAACGTCTACACAGAATATTACCATTAACAATACAGGAGCTGGTACTTTAGTTGTCTCTAACTTAAGTATTACGCCTATCGTTGGTAGCGATTTTTCGCATCCTGAAGATTATACGTTAATCTCGCCAACTACATTTCCATTTAACATTGCTCCAAATAGTTCGCAAGATATTAGCATAGCATTTACACCAAGAGATATGGGTTTTAGATATGCTAGACTAAGTATAGAAACGGTAAATGCTACAAACGAAATTATTAATATTACGGCAAATGGTGTTAATTCTAATTTCACATCCTCTACGTCTAATTTAACATTTAGCGAATTAAGAGTTGGTCAAGATGAAACGTTAAGTTTTAGCATCACCAATAATGGGAATCGTAATTTAAATTTATCAAGTGGTATCATTAGTGGCGCAGATGCTAGTTCATTTAGTATTGTATCAGTCAATGAAATTAAAACCGTTGGTCAAGGAGAATCGAATGCTGTTACTGTTTTTGTTAGATATACTCCTGCAGAAAGCAAAACACACCAAGCAAAAATTACGTACACGAGTGATGCTCCAAACAGTCCGCATGAAATTACATTAACCGGTAGTGCCATAGATTCAGATTTACAAATTTCTACAGATAATATTGATTTTGGTGATGTAAACATAGGGCTAACAAAAACACAAACCATTACACTTTCTAATACAAATGGAACAGATGCTGTAACTATTGACGACATAAGGATTCGTGTTAGTCCTGACTGGTTAAAGTTTAGCCTTTCTGAAATTGATTTTCCTTTAATTATTGATGCAGGTGCAGAGACCTCTTTTCAAGTTAATTTTTTATCTACTTCAGGTGGGAATAAAACTGCTCAAATAGAGATTGTTAGTAACGATACTAACTCACCACAAAGCATAAATTTAACAGGAAACACCTTAACTCCAGGATTGCTTGTAAGTAGTCCAATGTTAGATTTTTTAGATACACAAGCAGTGGTGCAATCAAGAACCAAATTGTTTCAGATTACCAATGATGGTGATGGAGATTTATTGCTTACAGATATGACTATTAATGGCGCTAATGCTGCTGATTTTCAATTTGAAGACATTACTCTTCCTCTAACAATTGCGGCATCCAATAGCAAAACCGTTCGTGTAATTTTTAGCCCACAAACTGCAGGTACAAGAGTAGCAACTTTAACAGTTAAAGGAGATTTTGTAGAAGATAAAATCATTGGCTTATTAGGAAAAGGCAATACCCCTTTAATTAGTGCAACCAACAGTGGTGTCTTTGGACAAGTAAGACATAATCGTACCCAAACTAAAGTCATAACTTTAGCAAATTCAGGCACAACAGATTTAGTGATTACAGAGGCAACGATTACAAATACGGCTAATGCTATTTTTAGTTTGCAAGATGTTACGCTACCTATAACAATTAGCCCAGGAAAAACGTATGATATTGAGGTTCTTATAGATCCTACATCAACAGAAATAGATCGTAGTAGTGAAGCAAACTTACAAATTGTGCATAATGATACTACAAAAGAAAGTCTTTTCACAATAGCATTAACAGCAACTCCAACCGATTTTAAAATACCAACGTTTACGGTAGCTTCAAATCTTTTAGAATTACCAACAACGGAAGCTGGCGAAACTTCTGCTACAAACTTACCGATTACCAATAATGGTACTGGAGATTTAATTATTACTAGTGGGTTTTGGGGTATAGGTAGCTCAGGTGCTATGTCACTGCATACCAATACATTTCCAATTACAATCCCTGCTGGAAGTACAAGTAATATAGAGATATCGTTTAGTCCTTTAGAAGGTGATACACATCAATCTAGATTACAATTAGTAATGAATGATACAGATTTTCCATATTCATTATATCATAAATCTAATACTGCTGAAATTATTGTAACAGGAGGTGTTTCGGCCCCAGGATTTCAGGTAACAAATGAAGAACAAAATCCGATAACGTTTTTAGATACGAGTCTTGGTAGAACAAGCAAACAAACCATACATATTACAAATGTTGGTACTGAGAATTTAGATATATTTAAAGCTAGTGCAGACGGTAATCAAGGAATGTTTCGAATAACAAGTTCTAATTTTCCGCAAACTAATATCGCTCCAGGAGAAACTGTAGCATTAACAGTAACCTTTACACCAACTGGAGAAGTAGGGCTAAAACAAGAAAATATTATAATAAATACAAATATACCAAGAGCGCCATTTTTTTCAACTACATCTTTTGAAATTCCAGTAGCTGGTCTTGCTGTAAAAGCTGAAGAGGTAATTGTAGGAGGTATGCATTTTAGAGCAGATAATTTAACAATCGAATCAGATATTGCAACTTTAGAAGGTAATGTATCAGCAGGGAATAGTTTAGAGTTTGATAGTGTTGTAACTATTAATTTAAACACGAATGAAATTACAGGTAATGGAGATATTTATGTAACAAACATTCCGAAAATTGGCCCTTTTGGAGGAGAAAAAGTGCTTTTACAAAAAGGTGCATATAGTTTTGTAGCTAATATTGATATACCTGAAATTGATTTAACAAGCGATGCAGATACTACAAACTTTGTTTTTGAGATGGTGGGTATTCCTCTAGAAATTACTAAAATAAAAATATTAGCAAACGGTGACGGGGTAGAACTTGGTGGTAAAATACCATTGCCAGCTGCCGTATTTGGTGTAGACCAAGGTGTTAATATGGAAGCTATACAAATCTCTAAAACCAATGGAGTAAATGTTACAGGTTCAGTAGGTATTAGTCCTTATATAGATATTTTTGGCACCTTTGCTTTAAAAGATGCAAACATTACTTTTGATACGTTTACAAACTCCTATAGTGGAGCAGCTACAGTAGGTTTTGATTTATTAGGCAAAGAAATAGGGATTGGTGCAGAAATTGAAATTATTAATGGAGGTTTAAATAAAGTTGCTTTAGAAATAGAAGTAACTCCAGGAATACCAATTGCACAAACAGGTTTTGCTTTGTCCGGTGGAAATGGTTTTATTAGTGGTTTGCAAGAACCCCCCGTTTCCTTTGGTTTAGGAGTAGATATCTCTCCTTCAGTTCCAGGTTTAACAGATGCAATGCGTTTTAATAATATGACAATTGCCTATACTATTGGTACGTCTTTAGACGCGAGTGGAGGGCTACAGGTTTTAGGAGCAGATGTTGCTGAGGCAGGTTTAAAAATGACATCTAAAAGTCTTTCAGTAGCGGCTTATGTAGATTTATTTACCATTTTCGTGGGTAATTTAGATGCGAAAATAGAAAATATTGGTAATCAACTTTTCTTAGAAGCAAATGCAAAACTTGCAGTAACAATACCACAAGCACCTTGTTTTGTTTGCGGACCAATTAATTCAGTTTTACCATTTACAGTTGGTGAAGCAGAAGCGCATTTAGATAATTTTGGTATGGATGCAACAGTAGACGTATTAGAAATACTAAGAATGAATGTTGCTATGAATCAAGTAGGTAAGGTAACTTTGGGTGCAAATTTTATTAGTGCTAATGATAAATTAGGGAAAGTTGCAGGGAAGTCTCAGCTAAAAAGTGCTTCTAACTTAGTTTTTGAAAACGATCAAATTGCCCAAGCAAAAGATCATTTAGAGGGTCAAAGTTTAATTATAGAAGCAAAAAAGAATTTGTTTGCAAAGTCAGCATCGTCATCTGCGTTATCAGATATACCTTTTAGTTTAACACAAAGTCATGAAAATGTTATTGTAAGAGTAGAGGGTACAACAAGCACACCAAGTTACACACTTATTTTACCTGATGGAACAGAAGTGACTCCCGAAAATGCTGAAAGTTTAGGGGTGTTTTACAGTACTTTCGACGCAGAAAAAAAAGCATATTATATTCTAAAAAACACACCTGTTGGCACGTATTACTATAGAATAGATGATGCTGATACTTATCAATTTGATGTAGTAACTTCTGAATTTGCCCCACAATTAAGCAACATAAATATTAATCATAATACTACAACAAATGATATCCTTATATCTTGGGAAGATACAGACCAAGATTCTGATGCAACCATAGCGTTTTATTATGATACAGATGATGAAGGAGGCGATGGCTTATTAATACAAAGTGGTATTAGTGAAAATGATGACACAGATCAAATTACTTGGAATGCAAACGATTTAAAAAACGGAACCTATTATGTTTATGGCAGAATAGATGATGGTACAAATACCGCAACAATTGTGTATGCAACTGATACTTTTACAATCAACAATCCATCCTCAGTGCCAACCACAACATTAGTCGCAGAAAAATTTGAAGATACTATTGCACTTTCTTGGACCAGTGTTCCAGAAGCAGACCAATATATTGTTTATATCGATGAAAGTGCGTTAACACTTTTTAGCCCAAGTCAAGGCGTTGGCGCAAATACATCATTTGATTTTAAAGATATTTTGCCAGGTAGAACATACAACTTTGCAGTAACAGCTCTTTTTGATGATGGTACAGAATTGATAGAATCTAACCTATCTAATATTGAAACTATTAATTTTATTAGTGCAAAAAGTAATAATATACCAAAAATAGAGACAGAAGATTTACCAGCGATATCAACTTCTATGAGTGAATACCCAACCAAAATTGAAGTTTCTGACCCAGATACAGCAGACGTATTAAGTTTAACAATGATAGAATTTCCTGAAGGGATGACATTAACAGGAAACATGTTAAACTGGTTTCCAACAAAAGATCAAAAAGGGAAACACCAAGTAATTTTAGAAGTAAGTGATGGTAATGGAGGCACAGATACAAAAAGCTATACAGTAACTGTTTTTGAGGCTCCTATAAATACTTTTTTAGGTACCACAAATAATTTATGGAGCGAAGCTAGTAATTGGTCTTTTGGTACAGTACCAACTACAGCAGAAAACACTATGATAAGTGCAGGAGTAAGTGCAGTTGTAGATGAGGTAGCAAATGTAAATGAATTAATCATAGATGGTACTTTAATAATATCACCAGAATACGCTATTACGATAAACGATATATTGACGCAAAATGGAACGCTAACTGTACAATCTAACGCTACACATAGTGGTTCTTTAATATTAAAAGAAAATTATACTGGAATTGAAAAAGTAACCTATCAAAGGTATGTAACTTCTGATTGGCATTTAATTTCATCTCCAGTTAATATGTTCGAAATAAGTAACTTTAAAGATATTGTAGACACTAATGGAAACAAATATGCATTATCAACATATGACAATAGTTTAGCATCTAATAGGTATATTTATTTTACCGATGAAACCGGTAGTGAAGACATTAATTTGCCTTCTAGATACTTACTTGAGGGAAAAGGCTATTCAGTAAAGAAATCTGTTGCAGGAACCATTAATTTTTCTGGTTATTTAAATACTAATTTTGAAACTAACTTTACACTTTCAGACAACAGTTCTGGCGTAGGTAACAAATGGAATTTAGTTGGAAACCCCTACACATCATCAATAGCTTTAAATGATGATGCAGATGCTACCAATAACCTTTTAACAGTAAATGCAGGTAATTTAGATCCTACAAGAGTAGCTGTTTATCAATGGAATGCAGTTACAGCTTCTTATGACATTATTAACCATTCAGATGAAGTTGCTAAATATGCAGCACCTGGTCAAGGCTTTTTTGTAGAATCTGTAGATGGAGGTGCAATTCTTAGTATTCCAGAATCTATACAAAAACATCAAACAGCTAATTTATTTTCTAAAACAACATCAACAACACCAGAAATAGTACTTTCTATTTCTAAAGAAAATACAACAAAAAGTACTAAAATTAAATATTTAGAAAATACCACAACAGGTTTAGATCCTGGTTATGATGCAGGAGTTTTCTCTGGAGAATCTAGTTCTTTTAGTATTTTTACGGAGTTAGTAAGTGATAATACAGGTGTGCCTTTTGCCCTACAATGTTTACCAAATACAAATTTAGAAACTATGGTTATTCCTGTAGGTGTTTTATCTGAAGCAAACAAAACAATAACTATTTCTGCGGAAAGTGTAAACTTACCATCAGGTATTTACACCTATTTAGAAGACACAAAAACAGGTGCTTTTATCAATTTAAATGAAGAAGATTATATGCTAACTACCCAAACAGCTTTAGAAGGAGCAGAACGATTCTTTTTACATACAAAATCGAATGCTTTAACTACAGACAATGAAGTATTTAGTGCAGTCATCAAAATTTATAAAAAAGATAACAATACTTTAAGAATTACAGGAATGTACAATGAGCAATCAAAAATAATAGTGTACGATATTTTAGGGAAAGAAGTTTTTACAACAAATTTTGTAGCTAAAGGAAGTAATGATATTGCGTTGCCAAACTTAAAATCGGCAGTTTATATAGTCTCCTTAATATCTGAAAAAGGCACCAAAACTCAAAAAATAATAATAGAATAA